The genomic interval GGGCTGAGCAGAGCAGGGCGATTCGCTCTTCGGACGCCACCGCCCAGCGCGGACTGTAGTGCGTCCGCCTTGTCTGGGGCCCTCGGGGGACACTTGCGCTCTCCCCGTAGGGACAAGAATCCTAGAAATGGGTTTGGTGCTTTAGGGCGCCCGGgcagctccctccctccttccccttcctccacgTTGCGTTTCGGGGAGGACTTAAGAGCGGTTTTGTTTTCGTTGCTCccgtctatttttatttttcagggatCTGACTCATCCCTTGCTTTGGGCGTGGAGATAAGGTGGAGGGACCAGATCTCGGCGCGCCTGTGCGtgcgtgctgtgtgtgtgtgtgtgtgtgtacgggcGTGCGCGCGTGTGTTTCACAAGAGGCGGCGCGAGAGCGCGCTGTTTCCCAATAGTGGCGGGCGTTTCGGAAGCCTGACTAGCTCAGCGTGACGTGTTCGCGGCCCCCAagccccctcccactccccctccccaccccagggtgaCGTGCAGCGGGAGTGGAAGCGAAGTTTTGGCGGGCGGGGAGCGCTTTGCAGGAAACTGACTCATCACAGCTTGCTGCCGGCCTCCCAGGCTCTGCCCACGCAGCTCCCCCTCCGCGCGTGATTTCCTGGAGACCGGCGCCCTCTTCTGGCCACATCGCTAATAGCTAATCCGCCTTCCCGCGGAATGAGGCTTCACTGGCCTTTGCTTCCCAATGTAATCTACTCTAGTACTGATGCTGAGTCTTTGCCCACTCCTCTCTTAAAAGTAGTGCCCCCATTGGATCTGCAgtgtttactgagtgcttactgatTATTTGGGAATGAAAATATGGTTGAAGTCCAAGGCATGATAAAACCCTAGCAGGGTTCCTCCTCTTGCCAATGGAGACCTGAGATCCGTAGTGTCTGTTCGAGCCATTCTGTGTGTTCCGTCTTGGCTGGCATCCCAAGCATGCCCATCTGGAGAACTGTCAAGCCCTTGAATTTAATTGTCTGGGGAAAAAGGGGCCTGTCAAATCTACATTTTGAAAAAGCTCCTCAAGTGGTTTTGATGGGTCTCTCTGGTGAGGAAACCTCAAAATTAGAGAGGGAGTAGGGTTCAACACCAGAACGCAGAAcacagggtgttcagggctgggttcaaatcctggctgtgCCACTGGTGAGCTGTGAGACCTTGGGAAacttacttaatttctctgagccttggttacCTCTTCTGTAAAAAGAGCTGATATACCCATTTCTTCCAAAAATTAATATCCATAAACTTTTTTACAACAGCCCTTGGCACATAAAATACCTAAATAAATCTCAATGCTTACCCCTGAAGAGAGTGAGCAAAGGTTATTTGTGGGCTTTGTCCACTGTGCTATTTAACCCCTCTCTATGTGGCAGCTTGAGTAGACACTATTGATCTTTTTCACTGTGTGGGTTCAGAGCAAGTCTTAAAACTCTTGCCCTTTAAACTTGGTCAGAGGTTGTCTAGTGCCTTCCCCTCCCCTGTGTGTTGAGACTTGGAGTTGTGGGCTTCACTCACTGTGAGAGGTGGAGTGGGGACAGGTAGATGTGGTGTGGGTCCGGGGCTTCCTGCCCCAGGAGGACACTCAGCAGGGCTTTCACCCTCAGAGCCTGCAAATCAGGACTTGTCCCCAGGAAAACCCAGTCCCTGTTAAAGTCATGCAGGCGCTCAGCCCTGGAGTCAAGCCAGAGCCGGGCAGGGAGGTGCCAGCACCCCCTCCTGGGCAAGCTCACCTTCAGTTTTCCCTCTCCTAAAGTGGGAGGAGAGGAACCAGGTAGACCGGtgcctttaattttctttgcCTGCAAAACGGGTTCCTTGGATGCAGGCAGAATGGGGCAGGGGCTTCCAGGTTGTCTAGACTTCGGGTCACCTGATGTGCCTGGCAGGATGTGGCTCAGCCTGGGAGAAATCATtgctctgccctgccctgcctaGCTCCTCCTTACCCGCAGGCTGCCTGCCTGATGACATCCTTGGGAAAGGCCCTCAGCCCACAACACCTGTCAGCTGCTGTCTGAAAAAGGTGGTGGCCCAGGTGGAGTGATGGGGAGGAGTCAGCCAGAACTAAAGGCAGAGAGAAATAACATTCTCCAAACACTTTCTCTGTACTTGGTACTGCTCAGAGGGCGTTATCTACAACCGCTTAGCGAATCCTCACATCTGGCCTCTGAGACATTCGCTATTGTTATCTCCTTCTAGAACTGACACCAAAAATAGATGTCCCTTTCATCATAGGcgattggaatgtaaaagtaggaagtcaggaggtacctggagttacaggcaagtttggccttggagtacaaagtgaagcagggtaaaggctaatggagttttgtCAAGggaacgcactagtcatagcaaacaccgttgTCCAGCATAcataagagacaactctacacatggacatctccaTCTTATAGAGGAGGAAAACAGAACCCAGAGAAGTTAAGCCACTTGTCGAAGGTCGCCCAGCAGAACCTGGATTCCAACCCAAGTGGCCTGGTTCCAGAGCCCTCACCTTTAACCACCAAGATACAGCCGTTCAACTGCCTCGCCTGGTGGGGCCTGCCAATCGTTTCCTTGAGCCTGCATCTATAGCCCTGCTCTTTAGACATGTAtgcagtcccattttacagatgaggaaactgaggccaggggaCTTGAAGTGACTCTTTGAAAGTTGAGGTAGGAAGTGGCAGAGCGAGGACTAGAACCCAGGTGCTTTTTAACCCTAAAATCCAGAGTAGTTTTAAGTAACTGAGCAGGATTAGTCCACATGAGCATCTAGACGGAGGGATTTGAGAGGAGGCATCCATTTACTTGGGAATTGACCTCCCTGGCCAGCCGGGCCTGGAGTTAGGAAACTGCTGGACTGACAATTCACACATCCCTGGGGGCATTCACACCCATGAGGGACACCTCAGGGGGAAAAACAAATTGATTTTAGCTGATAACACCCAGTGGTAAACAGGACCCTGATCCCTGCTATTGCAATAAACTTGCCTTTGTTGACATAAACTTGCCCTTCAGCTGCCCACTCCCGCAGTGACCTGGGGGTGTCAGCCTGACTGACTCTGCCCCTCACACCCTCTCTGTGGGTGGAGGTTGGGAGAGCCTGTGGGAGGAACCGGAGagcccctctcacctccctttcTAGTAAGGAGACTGCGCCTGAGGTTATGCAGTGGCGTGGCCGGGAGAGGAGCATCCGACTTCCCGAGCGTCTCACTTATGTGCCCCGGGTCTTTCTTGTGTTCCAGCCACAGGTGCCATGTCTGAGCTGTCCAGGGACGCGCATCAAATCCCCCGCAGCAGCAAGGCCTGCCGCTGCCTCTTTGGTCCAGTGGACAGCGAGCAGCTGCGCCAGGACTGCGACGCCCTCATGGCCAGCTGCGTGCAGGAGGCCCGAGAGCGGTGGAACTTCGACTTTGTCACCGAGACGCCGCTGGAGGGGGACTTCGCCTGGGAGCGTGTGAGGGGCCTCGGCCTGCCCAAGCTCTACCTGCCCGTGGGGCCCCGAGACGACCTGGGAGGGGGCAAGCAGCCGAGCCCCTCATCCGCCCTGCTGCAGGGCACGTCTCAGGAGGACCACTTGGACCTGTCGCTGTCCTGCACCCTCGTGACTCGCTCCCCCGAGTGGCCCGAGGGGACCCCCGGTGGGCCTGGCCCCTCCCAGGGCCGGAAACGGCGGCAGACCAGCATGACAGGTGAGGACGGGAGCAGAGGAGGAGGCGGCAAGGGATTAGGACTCCCAGAACTCACTGCAAGGGGTGACCTATCTGGCCCAGCTTACTCATCGATCTGAGAGGggagaaacaggcccagagaggggaagtggcttgcctgaggtcacacagcaagtctaCTACCAAGACCAATTAGGTGACATTTATTTGGAACAttgactatgtgccaggctctttgATAAGTGTCTAGATTTATTTTAGTCCTTATAGTGATCTAATATCATAGGACATTCTTGGCATCCTTTTACAGGCAAAGGAACAGGACTCTGAGAGGTAGAATGATTTGCCTAAGGTCCCACGCTGAATTTGCCGTGGAGAGTAAAAGAATGATAATTTCCTGGCTGCCTTATGCAAACTTAACTCGCCTTCCCCTTCATACGTACACACCTTCACCTGCACTTCTCagcctatttttctctttttggcacTTTTTAAACTATCAACAGCTACTTACGTATTTGGATATAGTCCAT from Bos indicus isolate NIAB-ARS_2022 breed Sahiwal x Tharparkar chromosome 23, NIAB-ARS_B.indTharparkar_mat_pri_1.0, whole genome shotgun sequence carries:
- the CDKN1A gene encoding cyclin-dependent kinase inhibitor 1 isoform X2 is translated as MSELSRDAHQIPRSSKACRCLFGPVDSEQLRQDCDALMASCVQEARERWNFDFVTETPLEGDFAWERVRGLGLPKLYLPVGPRDDLGGGKQPSPSSALLQGTSQEDHLDLSLSCTLVTRSPEWPEGTPGGPGPSQGRKRRQTSMTDFYHSKRRLICSKRKP
- the CDKN1A gene encoding cyclin-dependent kinase inhibitor 1 isoform X1, yielding MEVLLRTSRAGSRGPDALGHSGAAGWKGPESLNHRHTWRSATCQPEQLYSLSTGAMSELSRDAHQIPRSSKACRCLFGPVDSEQLRQDCDALMASCVQEARERWNFDFVTETPLEGDFAWERVRGLGLPKLYLPVGPRDDLGGGKQPSPSSALLQGTSQEDHLDLSLSCTLVTRSPEWPEGTPGGPGPSQGRKRRQTSMTDFYHSKRRLICSKRKP